In one Nostoc sp. KVJ3 genomic region, the following are encoded:
- a CDS encoding Uma2 family endonuclease, producing the protein MIAIPQEPPKMTVEEYLEWEPQQDIRYEYANGEVFAMTGGTIPHNDIALNLYTALRPHLHSRGCRVNVSDVKMQLTLQSRYYYPDVIVSCDPEDLNARKFIQHPKLIAEVLSPGTSAKDRGEKFTYYLTIPSLQEYILIDSEKISVERYCRGEGRMWLYYPYTAGDMVTLSSIEFECPIELLYEGVVFSTEE; encoded by the coding sequence ATGATAGCCATCCCCCAAGAGCCGCCAAAAATGACCGTTGAGGAATACCTGGAATGGGAACCTCAGCAAGATATTCGCTACGAATATGCCAATGGCGAAGTATTTGCCATGACAGGCGGTACAATTCCCCATAACGACATTGCACTAAACTTGTACACTGCCTTACGCCCTCATTTGCATTCCAGAGGTTGTCGAGTGAATGTGTCAGATGTAAAAATGCAACTCACCCTCCAGAGTCGCTACTATTATCCTGATGTTATTGTCAGTTGCGACCCTGAAGACCTTAATGCCCGCAAATTTATTCAACATCCCAAGCTAATTGCCGAAGTTCTTTCCCCTGGTACAAGCGCTAAAGACCGGGGTGAAAAATTCACTTATTATTTGACAATCCCCAGTTTGCAAGAATATATCTTGATTGACTCGGAAAAAATCTCCGTTGAGCGTTACTGTCGGGGTGAGGGTAGGATGTGGCTTTACTATCCCTACACGGCTGGAGATATGGTCACTTTATCGAGCATTGAATTTGAATGCCCGATTGAACTACTGTATGAAGGTGTTGTATTTAGCACTGAAGAATAA
- the nifU gene encoding Fe-S cluster assembly protein NifU, whose amino-acid sequence MWDYTDKVLELFYDPKNQGEIEETGEAGVKVATGEIGSIACGDALRLHLKVEVESDKILDARFQTFGCTSAIASSSALTEMVKGLTLDEALKVSNKDIADYLGGLPEAKMHCSVMGQEALEAAIYNYRGIPLATHDDDDEGALVCSCFGISESKIRRVILENHLTDAEQVTNYVKAGGGCGSCLANIDDIIRSVQQEYASPALNNYGVQVATEIVTSKQRSLTNVQKIALIQKVLDEEVRPVLIADGGDVELYDVEGDRVKVVLQGACGSCSSSTATLKIAIEARLQDRVSKSLVVEAV is encoded by the coding sequence ATGTGGGACTACACCGATAAAGTATTAGAACTGTTTTACGATCCCAAAAATCAGGGAGAAATTGAAGAAACGGGCGAAGCTGGAGTTAAGGTTGCAACGGGTGAAATCGGTAGCATTGCTTGCGGTGATGCTCTGAGATTGCACCTGAAAGTGGAAGTAGAATCTGATAAGATTCTAGATGCTCGTTTTCAAACCTTTGGTTGTACTAGTGCGATCGCATCTTCTAGTGCATTAACCGAAATGGTCAAAGGTTTGACCTTAGATGAAGCTCTGAAAGTGTCCAATAAAGACATTGCAGATTACCTTGGTGGTTTACCAGAAGCAAAGATGCATTGCTCTGTAATGGGACAAGAAGCCCTAGAAGCCGCTATCTACAATTATCGTGGCATACCTCTAGCTACCCACGATGATGATGATGAAGGTGCATTAGTTTGCAGTTGCTTTGGCATCAGCGAATCTAAAATTCGCCGCGTGATTCTAGAAAATCATCTCACGGATGCCGAACAAGTAACAAATTATGTGAAAGCTGGTGGCGGATGCGGTTCCTGTCTGGCGAACATTGATGATATTATTAGATCAGTTCAACAGGAATACGCCTCACCTGCTCTCAACAATTACGGCGTACAAGTTGCCACAGAAATTGTTACGTCAAAGCAGCGATCGCTAACCAACGTCCAAAAGATTGCTCTAATTCAAAAAGTTCTCGATGAAGAAGTCAGACCCGTACTCATTGCAGATGGGGGAGATGTAGAACTCTATGATGTCGAAGGCGATCGCGTTAAAGTTGTCCTGCAAGGTGCTTGCGGTTCCTGTTCTAGTAGTACAGCAACCCTAAAAATTGCGATCGAAGCCAGATTACAAGATCGTGTCAGCAAGAGCCTTGTAGTCGAAGCAGTTTAG
- a CDS encoding DUF362 domain-containing protein, whose product MAYKITSQCISCNLCLTVCPTNAVKVVDGQHWIDPELCTNCIGSIHTMPQCKAGCPTCDGCVKQPSDYWEGWFTNYNRVVAKLTNKQDYWERWFNCYSEKYSQQLQKRQSQTMGAEA is encoded by the coding sequence ATGGCTTACAAAATTACTAGCCAGTGTATTTCCTGCAATCTCTGTCTAACGGTATGTCCCACAAATGCAGTTAAAGTGGTTGACGGACAGCACTGGATTGACCCTGAACTTTGTACAAACTGTATTGGTAGCATTCATACCATGCCTCAGTGTAAAGCTGGTTGTCCCACCTGCGACGGTTGCGTTAAGCAGCCTAGCGATTACTGGGAAGGCTGGTTTACCAATTACAACCGCGTAGTTGCTAAATTAACAAATAAACAAGATTACTGGGAACGTTGGTTTAACTGTTATTCCGAGAAATACTCCCAACAGTTGCAAAAACGCCAATCCCAAACAATGGGTGCAGAAGCTTAA
- a CDS encoding XisH family protein, producing MPARDVYHNNVKNALIKDKWIITHDPLTLKFGKKDLYVDLGARQLLAAQKGESKIAVVIKSFSDSSDVDDLEKALGQYILYQDILIELEPERMLYLAVSNRVFDDLFEEPIGKLLLRNHRLKLITFDPKQEVIKQWIIPS from the coding sequence ATGCCAGCTAGAGATGTCTATCACAATAATGTTAAAAATGCTTTGATTAAAGATAAATGGATAATTACTCATGACCCACTGACTCTGAAGTTTGGTAAAAAAGATTTGTATGTTGATTTAGGTGCTAGACAACTGTTAGCAGCGCAAAAAGGGGAATCAAAAATTGCAGTTGTGATTAAAAGTTTTAGCGACAGTTCAGATGTTGATGATTTAGAAAAAGCATTGGGTCAGTATATTTTATATCAGGATATCTTAATTGAATTGGAGCCAGAGCGAATGTTATATCTTGCAGTGTCTAACAGAGTTTTTGATGATTTATTTGAAGAACCTATCGGCAAACTGTTACTGAGAAATCATCGTTTAAAGCTGATTACCTTTGATCCAAAACAGGAGGTTATTAAACAATGGATTATACCAAGTTAG
- the nifS gene encoding cysteine desulfurase NifS, translating to MQNNCIYLDNNATTKVDPEVIEVMLPYLTDYYGNPSSMHTFGGQVGKAVRTAREQLAAILGADESEIVYTSCGTEGDNAAIRAALLAQPEKRHIVTTQVEHPAVLNVCKQLETQGYSVTYLSVNHQGQLDLDELEASLTGNTALVTIMYANNETGTIFPIEQIGLRVKEYGAIFHVDAVQAVGKIPLNMKTSTVDMLTLSGHKLHGPKGIGALYIRRGVRFRPFMIGGHQERGRRAGTENVPAIIALGKAAELELLHLEEATAKERKLRDRLEQTLLATIPDCVVNGDVTQRLPNTTNIGFKYIEGEAILLLLNKYGICASSGSACTSGSLEPSHVLRAMGLPYTTLHGSIRFSLCRYTTEAEIDRVIEVMPSIVERLRALSPFKNDDAGWLQGQEQALAHR from the coding sequence ATGCAAAATAACTGCATCTATCTCGATAATAATGCTACCACTAAGGTAGACCCAGAAGTTATAGAGGTAATGTTACCTTACCTCACAGATTATTACGGCAATCCCTCCAGTATGCACACCTTTGGTGGGCAAGTCGGTAAAGCAGTGAGAACCGCAAGAGAACAACTTGCAGCCATCCTGGGAGCCGATGAGTCAGAAATTGTCTACACAAGTTGTGGAACTGAGGGAGATAACGCGGCGATTCGAGCCGCACTGTTGGCGCAACCAGAAAAGCGACATATCGTCACCACTCAAGTTGAACATCCAGCAGTACTCAATGTCTGCAAACAATTAGAAACCCAAGGTTATAGTGTTACCTATCTATCAGTAAATCATCAAGGGCAGCTGGATCTAGATGAACTAGAAGCTTCCTTGACGGGTAACACCGCCTTGGTGACAATTATGTATGCTAATAATGAAACCGGCACGATTTTCCCGATTGAGCAAATTGGGTTGCGCGTCAAAGAATATGGCGCTATCTTCCATGTAGATGCGGTGCAAGCAGTGGGAAAAATCCCGTTGAATATGAAGACTAGCACCGTGGATATGTTAACTCTGTCTGGTCATAAGCTGCACGGGCCGAAAGGAATTGGTGCTTTATATATTCGGCGTGGGGTTCGGTTCCGTCCCTTTATGATTGGGGGACACCAAGAACGCGGACGGAGAGCGGGAACAGAGAATGTTCCAGCAATTATCGCCTTGGGCAAAGCTGCGGAACTAGAACTGTTACACTTAGAAGAAGCGACGGCAAAAGAAAGAAAGCTGCGCGATCGCCTCGAACAAACTTTACTAGCTACAATTCCCGATTGTGTCGTTAACGGTGACGTTACGCAGAGATTGCCCAACACCACAAATATCGGCTTCAAATACATCGAAGGTGAAGCAATTCTACTGTTATTGAACAAATACGGTATCTGTGCATCATCCGGTTCTGCTTGTACCTCCGGTTCTCTGGAACCTTCCCACGTCCTGCGGGCAATGGGCTTACCCTACACAACTTTGCACGGTTCAATTCGCTTCAGTCTTTGTCGCTACACCACAGAAGCCGAAATCGATCGAGTGATAGAGGTAATGCCTAGTATTGTAGAACGTCTACGCGCCCTCTCACCCTTCAAAAATGACGATGCAGGTTGGTTGCAAGGACAAGAACAAGCACTAGCGCATCGTTAG
- the nifB gene encoding nitrogenase cofactor biosynthesis protein NifB — translation MTSPSTRLLNSNATESPTQAKSGGCGCDSTSSTTVERDEKLQERIAKHPCYSEDAHHHYARMHVAVAPACNIQCNYCNRKYDCANESRPGVVSELLTPEEAAHKALVIGGKIPQMTVVGIAGPGDPLANPEKTFRTFELIAAQAPDIKLCLSTNGLMLPDYIDRIKQLNIDHVTITINMVDPEIGALIYPWVHYKRKRYRGLEGAKILHERQMEGLQALKDADILCKVNSVMIPGINDHHLVEVNRVIREKGAFLHNIMPLISAPEHGTHFGLIGQRGPTPKELKEVQDNCSGNMKMMRHCRQCRADAVGLLGEDRSQEFSKEKFLEMAPEYDMEQRATVHEGIEKFKEELKVAKDKALAGKKIANSPKVLVAVATKGGGLVNQHFGHAKEFQIYEVGGNEVRFIGHRKIDQYCQGGYGEEASFEHIIKAIADCKAVLVSKIGNSPQEKLQQAGIQAVEAYDVIEKVALEFYEQYVKELGN, via the coding sequence ATGACATCACCGTCTACACGACTCCTCAACTCTAACGCTACGGAATCGCCAACCCAAGCAAAATCAGGTGGTTGCGGCTGCGACAGCACCAGCAGCACCACCGTGGAAAGAGACGAAAAGCTCCAAGAACGCATTGCGAAACATCCCTGCTACAGCGAAGACGCTCATCACCACTACGCCCGGATGCACGTTGCAGTTGCTCCCGCTTGCAACATTCAATGCAACTATTGCAACCGCAAATATGATTGCGCTAACGAAAGCCGTCCTGGAGTAGTTAGCGAATTGCTAACACCAGAAGAAGCTGCACATAAAGCTTTGGTCATTGGTGGTAAGATTCCTCAAATGACAGTTGTGGGAATTGCTGGCCCTGGCGACCCATTGGCGAACCCAGAAAAAACCTTCCGCACATTTGAGTTGATTGCAGCGCAAGCACCAGATATTAAGCTGTGCTTATCAACCAATGGTTTAATGCTCCCAGACTACATCGATCGCATTAAACAATTAAATATAGATCACGTAACGATCACCATTAACATGGTAGATCCAGAGATCGGTGCATTGATTTATCCTTGGGTTCACTACAAACGCAAGCGCTACAGAGGTCTTGAAGGTGCAAAAATCCTCCACGAAAGACAGATGGAAGGATTGCAAGCCCTGAAAGATGCAGATATCTTGTGTAAAGTCAACTCCGTGATGATTCCCGGAATTAATGACCATCACTTAGTCGAAGTGAATCGAGTCATTCGTGAGAAAGGTGCATTCTTGCACAACATCATGCCGTTGATTTCTGCACCAGAACATGGCACACACTTCGGTTTAATCGGTCAACGCGGCCCCACACCTAAAGAACTTAAAGAAGTTCAAGACAACTGCTCTGGTAACATGAAAATGATGCGTCACTGTCGCCAGTGCCGTGCCGATGCAGTCGGATTGTTGGGAGAAGACCGCAGCCAAGAGTTCTCCAAAGAGAAATTCTTGGAAATGGCTCCCGAATATGACATGGAACAACGCGCTACTGTTCACGAAGGAATTGAGAAGTTTAAAGAAGAACTTAAAGTAGCCAAAGATAAGGCGCTAGCTGGCAAGAAAATTGCCAATAGTCCGAAAGTTTTAGTTGCAGTAGCAACCAAAGGCGGCGGATTAGTTAACCAACACTTCGGTCATGCCAAAGAATTCCAAATTTACGAAGTGGGTGGAAACGAAGTTCGCTTTATCGGTCATCGCAAAATTGACCAATACTGCCAAGGTGGATACGGCGAAGAAGCTTCCTTTGAGCATATTATAAAAGCGATCGCAGATTGCAAAGCAGTTTTAGTCTCCAAGATTGGTAACAGTCCTCAAGAGAAATTGCAACAAGCTGGAATACAGGCTGTTGAAGCTTACGACGTGATTGAAAAGGTTGCTTTGGAGTTCTACGAGCAATACGTTAAGGAATTAGGGAATTAG